From the Solanum pennellii chromosome 4, SPENNV200 genome, one window contains:
- the LOC107016255 gene encoding probable E3 ubiquitin-protein ligase RNF217, with protein MDFPDNRFSGLIPATFSAVVNSSCPLLGFIGRLSPVTGAASAAAIIIVTVALPGFLYLKNNKNKIPDERHNNRGESTHAPTFDPLLNEFVGGRISEIDVYFDAEYAEELQIHEALVASLYTGQSSDHASVSAQGLLSETEMLNLEKEGEDQLNNFCEICLDDKEGWEMFKNDTCSHSFCYECTGKHIMARISEKAKVIGCPAVSCGAAFDVNACRFLIPEEARIQWDESVCQSMILDSQKLYCPFRDCSALLVNDSGATIERNRCPLCKRSFCAVCRVPWHSEFTCKEFQKLNAKKGGKGEEMVKILAKKKNWQKCPNCKVYVERTEGCIHMTCRCEHEFCYRCGAKWTPSHHCRKK; from the exons aTGGATTTTCCGGATAACCGATTCTCCGGCCTAATTCCGGCGACGTTTAGTGCCGTTGTTAACTCCTCATGTCCACTTTTAGGCTTCATCGGACGACTTTCTCCGGTCACCGGTGCAGCATCTGCCGCCGCGATTATAATCGTGACCGTCGCTCTACCGGGGTTTCTTTacttgaaaaataacaaaaataaaattcctgATGAACGGCATAATAATCGTGGCGAGTCGACGCACGCTCCGACGTTTGACCCTCTTCTGAATG AATTTGTTGGAGGACGTATAAGTGAGATAGATGTCTATTTTGATGCTGAATATGCAGAAGAGTTACAAATTCATGAAGCTTTAGTAGCCTCACTTTACACTGGTCAAAGCAGTGATCATGCATCTGTATCTGCTCAAGGACTTTTGTCTGAAACAGAGATGTTGAATCTTGAAAAAGAAGGTGAAGATCAACTTAACAACTTCTGTGAGATTTGCTTGGATGACAAAGAAGGATGGGAGATGTTTAAAAATGACACTTGTTCTCATTCCTTCTGTTACGAGTGCACTGGCAAGCATATTATGGCAAGGATATCAGAGAAAGCAAAAGTAATTGGTTGCCCTGCTGTAAGTTGTGGTGCTGCTTTTGATGTTAATGCTTGTAGGTTCTTGATTCCTGAAGAGGCACGGATCCAGTGGGATGAATCGGTATGTCAGTCAATGATTCTCGACTCTCAAAAACTTTACTGCCCTTTCCGTGATTGCTCAGCCCTGTTGGTAAATGATTCTGGGGCAACTATAGAAAGGAATAGATGCCCTTTGTGCAAGAGATCATTCTGTGCAGTATGTCGAGTTCCATGGCATTCAGAATTTACATGCAAAGAATTCCAGAAACTGAATGCCAAAAAGGGGGGCAAAGGGGAAGAAATGGTGAAGATACTTGCCAAGAAGAAAAACTGGCAGAAATGTCCTAATTGTAAAGTATATGTTGAGAGGACAGAGGGATGCATTCACATGACTTGCCGGTGTGAACATGAGTTCTGCTACAGATGTGGTGCAAAATGGACTCCTTCTCATCATTGCCGTAAAAAATGA
- the LOC107017804 gene encoding receptor protein-tyrosine kinase CEPR1 translates to MTIQKMITLVLFSFTLSTFVQSDQSQFFQLMKKFVTGSSLSNWDIEKPICQYRGVGCDERGNVIKINISAWYLSGQFPSDVCSYLPRLKSLHIGHNNFQGGFPKYLINCSFLEELNMTKTSLTGQIPDLSPLKSLRVLDLSCNQLTGDFPLSILNLTNLVILNFNENRHFNPWRLPEEISRLINLKWMILTACNMHGTIPVSISNMTSLVDLELSANRLVGKVPKELGKLKNLRLLELFYNLLDGEIPAELGNLTELVDLDMSANNFTGRIPESISRLPKLEVLQLYHNALSGEFPAALANSTTLTILSLYDNLFTGEVPQHFGLSSALLALDLSENRFSGKLPPFLCSGGKLSYILLLQNMFSGELPDGYVKCQSVLRFRVNYNQLEGSIPQELFTLPHVSIIDLSYNHFSGSIPTTIGSARNLSELFMQSNKLSGLLPYEISTSSNLVKLDLSNNLLYGPIPSEIGGLKSLNLLLLQGNKFNSSIPESLSSLKSLNYLDLSSNLLIGKIPESLGELLPNSMNLSNNLLSGPIPLLFIKGGVLESFSGNPGLCVPTSLNSSDRSFQTCSHSYNHKKRNNIAWVIGTSVGIVIVGLVLFIKRWFGNKKAVMEQDDHSLSSSFFSYDVKSFHRLSFDQREIFEAMVEKNIVGYGGSGAVYKIELSNGGVVAAKKLWSHKHKHSVSEDQLVLDKELKTEVETLGNIRHKNIVKLYCYFSSLDCSLLVYEYMPNGNLWHALHGGKFVLDWPIRHQIALGIAQGLAYLHHDLMPPIIHRDIKSTNILLDIDYQPKVADFGIAKVLQARGGKDSSTTVIAGTYGYLAPEYAYSSKATTKCDVYSFGVVLMELITGKKPVEPEFGDNKNIVYWVSTKVETKEGAFEVLDKKVSDSFKEDMIKVLRIAIRCTYSTPTLRPTMNEVVQLLIEADPCKFNCCNMSNKKKSDTEEVINKPPKSIYDL, encoded by the exons atgactattcaaaaaatgatcacccttgtgttattttcttttactttgtcCACTTTTGTTCAATCTGATCAATCTCAGTTCTTTCAACTCATGAAGAAATTCGTCACAGGGAGTTCTTTGTCTAATTGGGATATCGAAAAACCGATTTGTCAATACAGAGGTGTTGGTTGTGATGAAAGGGGAAATgttatcaaaattaatatttcagCCTGGTATTTATCAGGCCAATTTCCAAGTGATGTGTGTAGTTATTTACCAAGATTGAAAAGCCTTCATATTGGTCATAATAATTTCCAAGGTGGTTTTCCTAAGTActtaataaattgttcttttttggAAGAATTGAACATGACTAAAACATCACTTACAGGACAAATCCCTGATTTGTCACCATTGAAATCATTGAGAGTACTTGATCTTTCATGTAATCAATTGACAGGGGATTTTCCTTTGTCAATTCTTAATCTCACGAACTTAGTTATCCTGAATTTCAACGAAAATCGCCATTTTAATCCGTGGCGATTACCAGAGGAAATTTCCAGGCTAATAAATCTCAAGTGGATGATTTTAACAGCTTGTAATATGCATGGGACAATTCCAGTGTCAATAAGTAACATGACATCTCTTGTTGATCTTGAACTGAGCGCGAATCGTCTTGTTGGTAAGGTGCCTAAAGAACTTGGGAAGTTGAAAAATTTGAGACTCCTTGAGCTTTTTTACAATCTACTTGATGGTGAAATCCCCGCGGAGCTAGGGAATTTGACAGAACTTGTGGACTTAGACATGTCCGCGAATAATTTCACAGGGAGAATTCCAGAGTCTATAAGCCGGCTTCCTAAGCTGGAAGTGTTGCAGCTTTACCATAACGCGCTATCAGGAGAGTTTCCAGCAGCACTTGCTAATTCAACAACTTTAACTATCCTGTCTCTTTATGACAATCTGTTTACAGGAGAAGTTCCACAACACTTTGGTCTTTCATCAGCTTTGTTAGCATTGGACTTGTCAGAAAATCGATTTTCTGGGAAGCTACCGCCTTTTCTGTGTAGTGGAGGTAAATTGAGTTATATTCTTTTACTTCAAAACATGTTCTCAGGTGAACTGCCTGATGGATATGTGAAATGTCAGTCTGTTCTTCGCTTTCGAGTGAATTACAATCAGTTAGAGGGAAGTATACCACAAGAGCTTTTTACTCTTCCACATGTTTCAATTATTGATTTGAGCTATAACCATTTTAGTGGTTCAATTCCAACAACAATTGGAAGTGCTAGGAATTTATCAGAATTGTTTATGCAAAGTAACAAGCTTTCAGGTTTGCTTCCTTATGAAATATCTACATCTTCTAATCTTGTGAAGCTTGATCTTAGCAATAACCTTTTGTATGGTCCAATTCCTTCTGAAATTGGTGGTTTAAAAAGCCTCAATCTGTTACTCTTACAAGGTAACAAGTTCAATTCTTCAATCCCCGAGTCACTTTCTTCGCTTAAATCTCTCAACTATCTTGATCTGTCTAGTAATCTTTTGATAGGAAAGATCCCTGAGAGCCTAGGTGAATTGTTACCAAACTCTATGAACTTGTCAAACAACTTACTTTCCGGTCCTATACCTCTTTTGTTCATAAAAGGAGGTGTTTTGGAAAGTTTTTCAGGCAATCCGGGGCTTTGTGTTCCTACCTCTTTGAACTCATCAGACAGAAGTTTTCAAACATGTTCACATAGCTATAACCATAAGAAGAGGAACAACATTGCTTGGGTTATTGGGACATCGGTGGGGATAGTCATTGTTGGATTAGTTTTGTTTATCAAACGATGGTTTGGTAACAAAAAGGCGGTGATGGAACAGGATGATCATTCATTGTCATCATCATTTTTCTCCTATGATGTTAAGAGTTTCCATCGATTGAGCTTTGATCAACGTGAGATCTTTGAAGCTATGGTTGAGAAGAACATTGTTGGATATGGAGGGTCAGGAGCTGTTTATAAGATCGAGTTGAGTAACGGAGGAGTAGTTGCTGCAAAGAAGCTGTGGAGTCACAAACATAAGCATTCTGTTTCTGAGGATCAATTGGTTTTGGATAAGGAACTTAAGACAGAAGTTGAGACTCTTGGTAACATAAGGCACAAAAACATTGTGAAATTATACTGTTATTTCTCAAGTTTGGATTGCAGCTTGTTGGTTTATGAATACATGCCTAATGGAAACCTTTGGCATGCTCTTCACGGTGGGAAGTTCGTGTTGGATTGGCCTATTCGTCATCAAATTGCACTCGGAATAGCTCAAGGATTGGCCTATCTTCACCATGATCTTATGCCCCCGATTATTCATAGAGATATCAAATCCACCAACATCCTCCTGGATATTGATTATCAGCCAAAAGTCGCGGATTTTGGTATAGCCAAAGTGTTGCAAGCCAGAGGAGGCAAAGATTCCAGCACCACAGTCATCGCAGGAACTTATGGTTACTTGGCACCag AGTATGCATATTCTTCAAAGGCAACTACAAAGTGTGATGTGTATAGTTTTGGAGTTGTTCTAATGGAATTGATTACTGGAAAGAAGCCAGTGGAGCCAGAATTTGGAGACAACAAGAACATTGTTTATTGGGTATCAACAAAAGTGGAGACTAAAGAAGGTGCATTTGAAGTATTGGATAAAAAAGTCTCAGATTCTTTCAAAGAGGACATGATTAAGGTTCTACGTATAGCTATACGTTGTACGTATAGTACACCAACACTTCGTCCTACCATGAATGAAGTCGTTCAGCTGCTAATCGAGGCGGATCCTTGCAAGTTCAATTGTTGCAACATGTCAAATAAGAAGAAGAGTGACACAGAAGAAGTGATCAATAAGCCACCAAAGAGCATATATGATTTGTAA